One genomic region from Granulicatella adiacens ATCC 49175 encodes:
- a CDS encoding helix-turn-helix domain-containing protein: MTKLQTVTGLSLEDFAKEVDLKASNLSRLQSGDHNPTILTLLDLAYRCGYDVEVKVKKKKLPK, encoded by the coding sequence ATGACTAAGCTACAAACAGTGACAGGACTTTCCTTAGAAGATTTTGCAAAAGAAGTCGACCTTAAAGCATCAAATCTTTCGAGATTGCAGAGCGGAGACCATAATCCAACTATTCTTACTCTGTTGGATTTAGCTTATCGATGTGGATATGATGTAGAAGTGAAAGTAAAAAAGAAAAAACTGCCTAAGTAG
- a CDS encoding DUF2922 domain-containing protein encodes MTHHTFVEKKLHLRFKGSDRKTKNLIISRPKDKLKKDSANIAMESIIGAKLFEKDGVQLYEGRRDAYYKTRRVDVFL; translated from the coding sequence ATGACACATCATACATTTGTTGAGAAGAAACTGCATTTACGATTCAAAGGGAGTGACAGAAAAACAAAGAACCTGATTATTTCACGTCCTAAGGATAAATTGAAGAAGGATTCAGCTAATATAGCAATGGAGAGTATTATAGGAGCTAAACTTTTTGAAAAAGACGGAGTACAATTGTATGAAGGCCGAAGAGATGCTTATTATAAGACGCGGAGAGTGGATGTCTTTCTTTAA
- the rpsL gene encoding 30S ribosomal protein S12, translating into MPTINQLVRKPRKSAVEKSASPALGKGYNSFKKSQTNTNSPQKRGVCTRVGTMTPKKPNSALRKYARVRLSNLIEVTAYIPGIGHNLQEHSVVLIRGGRVKDLPGVRYHIIRGALDTAGVNNRMQGRSKYGTKRPKK; encoded by the coding sequence ATGCCAACTATTAACCAATTAGTCCGTAAACCTCGTAAATCAGCAGTTGAGAAATCAGCTTCTCCAGCGTTAGGTAAAGGCTATAACAGTTTCAAAAAATCACAAACGAATACAAACTCTCCACAAAAACGTGGTGTATGTACTCGTGTAGGTACTATGACACCTAAAAAACCTAACTCAGCGTTACGTAAATATGCCCGTGTACGTTTATCTAACTTAATCGAAGTAACTGCGTACATTCCAGGTATTGGTCACAACTTACAAGAACACAGCGTTGTATTAATCCGCGGTGGACGTGTAAAAGACTTACCAGGGGTACGTTACCATATCATTCGTGGTGCTTTAGACACTGCAGGAGTTAACAACCGTATGCAAGGTCGTTCTAAATACGGTACAAAACGTCCTAAAAAATAA
- the rpsG gene encoding 30S ribosomal protein S7: MPRKGPVAKRDVLPDPIYNSKLVTRLINRLMVDGKRGKAATILYNAFDIVKEKTGNDPMEVFEQAMKNIMPVLEVKARRVGGSNYQVPVEVRPDRRTTLGLRWLVNYSRLRGEDTMEVRLAKEIMDAANNTGASVKKREDTHKMAEANKAFAHYRW; this comes from the coding sequence ATGCCTCGTAAAGGTCCTGTCGCAAAACGTGATGTATTACCTGATCCAATTTATAATTCAAAACTAGTTACTCGTTTAATCAACCGTTTAATGGTAGATGGAAAACGTGGTAAAGCTGCAACAATCTTATATAACGCATTTGATATCGTTAAAGAAAAAACTGGAAACGATCCAATGGAAGTTTTCGAACAAGCTATGAAAAACATTATGCCTGTTCTTGAAGTTAAAGCTCGTCGTGTAGGGGGTTCTAACTACCAAGTTCCTGTGGAAGTTCGTCCAGACCGTCGTACTACATTAGGTTTACGTTGGTTAGTAAACTACTCACGTCTACGTGGTGAAGACACAATGGAAGTTCGTTTAGCTAAAGAAATTATGGATGCTGCGAACAACACTGGTGCTTCTGTTAAGAAACGTGAAGATACACATAAAATGGCTGAAGCGAACAAAGCGTTTGCTCACTATCGTTGGTAA
- the fusA gene encoding elongation factor G encodes MAKREFSLENTRNIGIMAHIDAGKTTTTERVLYYTGKIHKIGETHEGASQMDWMEQEQERGITITSAATTAQWKGHRINIIDTPGHVDFTVEVERSLRVLDGAVAVLDAQSGVEPQTETVWRQATTYGVPRIVFANKMDKIGADFLYSVRTIHERLQANAHPIQLPIGAEDNFTGIIDLIKMKAEIYTNDLGTDIQETDIPEDLQDLAEEWREKLVEAVAETDEELMERYLEGDEITEAELKAAIRKATCAVEFYPVLCGSAFKNKGVQLMLDAVVDYLPSPLDVPSIKGVDPNTDQEVERHSSDEEPFSALAFKVMTDPFVGRLTFFRVYSGTLQSGSYVKNSTKGKRERVGRILQMHANSRQEIPEVFSGDIAAAVGLKDTTTGDTLCDEKAEVILESMEFPDPVIEVAIEPKSKADQDKMGIALQKLAEEDPTFRAYTNQETGETVIAGMGELHLDIIVDRMRREFKVEANVGAPQVSYRETFRASTQAEGKFVRQSGGKGQYGHVWIEFTPNEEGAGFEFENAIVGGVVPREYIPAVEAGLKDAMENGVLAGYPLVDIKAKLYDGSYHDVDSSETAFKVAASMALKAAAKKAQPAILEPMMAVEITVPEEYFGDVMGHVNARRGRVEGSEVRGNAQIVKGMIPLSEMFGYATTLRSATQGRGTFSMTFDHYEDVPKSIAEEIIKKNGGNGE; translated from the coding sequence ATGGCAAAAAGAGAATTCTCTCTTGAAAATACTCGTAATATCGGTATCATGGCCCACATCGATGCAGGTAAAACTACAACGACTGAGCGTGTACTTTATTACACTGGTAAAATCCACAAAATTGGTGAAACTCACGAAGGAGCTTCACAAATGGACTGGATGGAACAAGAACAAGAACGTGGTATCACTATTACATCTGCTGCTACAACAGCACAATGGAAAGGCCACCGTATCAACATCATCGACACTCCAGGGCACGTGGACTTCACAGTTGAAGTAGAACGTTCTCTACGTGTATTAGATGGTGCGGTAGCTGTACTTGATGCTCAATCTGGGGTAGAACCTCAAACAGAAACTGTATGGCGTCAAGCTACAACATACGGAGTTCCACGTATCGTATTTGCAAACAAAATGGATAAAATCGGTGCTGACTTCTTATACTCAGTACGTACAATCCACGAACGTTTACAAGCAAATGCACACCCAATTCAATTACCAATCGGAGCTGAAGACAACTTCACTGGTATCATTGACTTAATTAAAATGAAAGCTGAAATCTATACTAATGACTTAGGTACAGATATCCAAGAAACAGATATCCCTGAAGATTTACAAGACTTAGCTGAAGAATGGCGTGAAAAATTAGTGGAAGCAGTTGCTGAAACTGATGAAGAATTAATGGAACGCTATTTAGAAGGTGATGAAATTACAGAAGCTGAATTAAAAGCAGCTATCCGTAAAGCTACATGTGCGGTAGAATTCTACCCAGTATTATGTGGTTCTGCCTTCAAAAACAAAGGGGTACAATTAATGTTAGATGCAGTAGTTGACTACTTACCATCTCCATTAGATGTTCCTTCAATTAAAGGGGTAGACCCTAACACAGACCAAGAAGTAGAACGTCATTCATCTGATGAAGAACCATTCTCAGCATTGGCCTTCAAAGTTATGACTGACCCATTTGTAGGTCGTTTAACATTCTTCCGTGTGTACTCTGGTACTTTACAATCAGGTTCATACGTTAAAAACTCAACGAAAGGTAAACGTGAACGTGTAGGACGTATCCTACAAATGCACGCGAACTCTCGTCAAGAAATTCCAGAAGTATTCTCAGGAGACATCGCTGCTGCAGTTGGTCTTAAAGATACAACTACAGGGGACACATTATGTGATGAAAAAGCTGAAGTTATCTTAGAATCAATGGAATTCCCTGATCCAGTTATCGAGGTTGCTATTGAACCTAAATCAAAAGCTGACCAAGATAAAATGGGTATTGCTTTACAAAAACTTGCAGAAGAAGATCCAACATTCCGCGCTTACACTAACCAAGAAACTGGTGAAACAGTTATCGCTGGTATGGGTGAGTTACACTTGGATATCATCGTTGACCGTATGCGTCGTGAGTTCAAAGTAGAGGCTAACGTAGGTGCTCCTCAAGTATCTTACCGTGAAACATTCCGTGCTTCTACACAAGCTGAAGGTAAATTCGTTCGTCAATCAGGTGGTAAAGGTCAATACGGTCACGTATGGATTGAATTTACTCCTAACGAAGAAGGTGCTGGATTCGAATTCGAAAATGCTATTGTCGGTGGGGTAGTTCCTCGTGAATACATCCCTGCAGTTGAAGCTGGATTGAAAGACGCTATGGAAAACGGTGTATTAGCTGGTTATCCATTAGTGGACATCAAAGCTAAACTTTATGATGGAAGCTACCATGATGTCGATTCATCTGAAACAGCCTTCAAAGTTGCCGCTTCTATGGCATTGAAAGCTGCTGCTAAGAAAGCTCAACCTGCTATCTTAGAACCTATGATGGCTGTTGAAATTACAGTTCCTGAAGAATACTTCGGAGATGTAATGGGGCACGTTAACGCTCGTCGTGGACGTGTTGAAGGTTCTGAAGTTCGTGGTAACGCACAAATCGTTAAAGGTATGATTCCTTTATCAGAAATGTTCGGTTACGCAACTACATTACGTTCTGCAACACAAGGTCGTGGTACTTTCAGTATGACATTTGACCACTATGAAGATGTTCCTAAGAGCATTGCAGAAGAAATCATCAAGAAAAATGGCGGTAACGGAGAATAA
- the tuf gene encoding elongation factor Tu — MAKEKFDRSKPHVNIGTIGHVDHGKTTLTAAITTVLAKKGFAQAQDYGSIDKAPEERERGITINTSHVEYETDTRHYAHVDCPGHADYVKNMITGAAQMDGAILVVSAADGPMPQTREHILLSRQVGVPYIVVFLNKVDMVDDEELLELVEMEVRDLLSEYDFPGDDTPVVAGSALRALEGDASYEEKILELMAAVDEYIPTPERDVDKPFMMPVEDVFSITGRGTVATGRVERGQVRVGDEVEIVGISEETSKTTVTGVEMFRKLLDYAEAGDNIGTLLRGVTRDNIERGQVLAKPGTITPHTKFKAEVYVLTKEEGGRHTPFFSNYRPQFYFRTTDITGVCVLPEGVEMVMPGDNVTMEVELIHPVAIEAGTKFSIREGGRTVGAGSVAAIEK; from the coding sequence ATGGCAAAAGAAAAATTTGACCGTTCAAAACCACACGTTAACATTGGTACAATCGGCCACGTTGACCACGGTAAAACAACATTAACTGCTGCTATCACAACTGTTTTAGCTAAGAAAGGTTTCGCGCAAGCTCAAGATTACGGTTCAATCGATAAAGCTCCAGAAGAACGCGAACGTGGTATCACAATCAACACTTCTCACGTTGAGTACGAAACAGACACTCGTCACTATGCTCACGTTGACTGCCCAGGACACGCGGACTACGTTAAAAACATGATCACTGGTGCTGCTCAAATGGATGGTGCTATCTTAGTAGTATCTGCAGCTGATGGTCCAATGCCTCAAACACGTGAACACATCTTATTATCACGTCAAGTAGGTGTTCCTTACATCGTTGTATTCTTAAACAAAGTTGACATGGTTGACGATGAAGAATTATTAGAATTAGTAGAAATGGAAGTTCGTGACTTATTATCAGAATACGATTTCCCAGGCGATGACACTCCAGTTGTTGCAGGTTCTGCTTTACGCGCTTTAGAAGGCGACGCTTCATACGAAGAAAAAATCTTAGAATTAATGGCTGCTGTTGACGAATACATTCCAACTCCAGAACGTGACGTTGACAAACCATTCATGATGCCAGTTGAAGACGTGTTCTCAATCACAGGTCGTGGTACTGTTGCTACAGGTCGTGTTGAACGTGGACAAGTTCGTGTTGGTGACGAAGTTGAAATCGTTGGTATTTCAGAAGAAACTTCAAAAACAACTGTAACTGGTGTTGAAATGTTCCGTAAATTGTTAGACTACGCTGAAGCAGGGGATAACATTGGTACATTATTACGTGGTGTTACACGTGACAACATCGAACGTGGACAAGTTCTTGCTAAACCAGGAACAATCACTCCACATACTAAATTCAAAGCTGAAGTTTACGTATTAACTAAAGAAGAAGGTGGACGTCATACTCCATTCTTCTCTAACTACCGTCCTCAATTCTACTTCCGTACAACAGACATCACTGGTGTTTGTGTGTTACCAGAAGGCGTTGAAATGGTAATGCCTGGTGATAACGTAACTATGGAAGTTGAATTAATTCACCCAGTAGCGATTGAAGCTGGTACTAAGTTCTCTATCCGTGAAGGTGGACGTACTGTAGGTGCTGGTTCAGTAGCTGCTATCGAAAAATAA
- the rpsJ gene encoding 30S ribosomal protein S10 — translation MAKQKIRIRLKAYEHRALDQSAEKIVETAKRTGASVAGPIPLPTERSLYTVIRATHKYKDSREQFEMRTHKRLIDIVNPTPKTVDALMKLDLPSGVDIEIKL, via the coding sequence ATGGCAAAACAAAAAATCCGTATCCGTTTGAAAGCTTACGAACATCGTGCGCTTGATCAATCAGCGGAAAAAATCGTAGAAACAGCAAAAAGAACTGGTGCTAGCGTAGCTGGTCCAATTCCATTGCCAACAGAAAGATCGCTTTACACAGTTATTCGTGCGACTCACAAATATAAAGATTCTCGCGAACAATTTGAAATGCGTACACACAAGCGTTTGATCGACATCGTTAATCCAACGCCAAAAACTGTTGATGCCTTAATGAAGCTTGACTTACCAAGCGGTGTTGACATCGAAATCAAATTATAA
- the rplC gene encoding 50S ribosomal protein L3, with protein MTKGILGKKVGMTQYFTEAGELIPVTVVEVTPNVVLQLKTIENDGYEAVQLGFDDLREVLSNRPAKGHVAKANATPKRFIREFNNVELSEYEVGQEITVDVFKAGDIVDVTGTSKGKGFQGAIKRHGQSRGPMAHGSRYHRRPGSMGGASFPSRVFKGKALPGQMGGDRITIQNLEVVKVDAERNVILIKGNVPGSKKSLVEIKTAIKSK; from the coding sequence ATGACCAAAGGAATCTTAGGCAAAAAAGTAGGGATGACTCAATACTTTACAGAAGCAGGTGAACTTATTCCTGTAACAGTAGTTGAAGTAACTCCAAACGTTGTTCTTCAATTAAAAACAATCGAAAACGACGGTTACGAAGCTGTTCAATTAGGTTTCGACGACTTACGTGAAGTTTTATCAAATCGCCCTGCTAAAGGTCATGTAGCAAAAGCAAATGCTACTCCTAAGCGCTTCATTCGTGAATTCAACAATGTCGAGCTTAGCGAGTACGAAGTAGGACAAGAAATTACAGTTGATGTATTCAAAGCAGGAGACATCGTTGACGTAACAGGTACATCTAAAGGGAAAGGTTTCCAAGGTGCTATCAAACGTCATGGACAATCTCGCGGACCAATGGCTCACGGTTCTCGTTACCACCGTCGTCCTGGTTCAATGGGTGGAGCATCATTCCCATCACGCGTTTTCAAAGGTAAAGCATTACCTGGACAAATGGGTGGCGACCGTATCACTATTCAAAACTTAGAAGTAGTGAAAGTCGATGCAGAACGCAATGTAATCTTAATCAAAGGTAACGTACCTGGATCTAAGAAATCATTAGTAGAAATTAAAACAGCAATTAAATCTAAATAA
- the rplD gene encoding 50S ribosomal protein L4: MTKVTLFKQDGTTNGEIELNSDIFGIEPNENVVFDAVIMQRASLRQGTHAVKNRSAVSGGGRKPWRQKGTGRARQGSIRSPQWRGGGIVFGPTPRSYSYKLPKKVRRLAIKSVLSQKVLDNKLVVVEALQFDAPKTKEFAQVLSNLNVDTKVLVVVESSNDFALLSARNIPNVTIVDETDVTVLDVVNNDKLLFTKAALSKVEEGLQ, translated from the coding sequence ATGACAAAAGTTACATTATTTAAACAAGATGGAACAACAAACGGAGAAATCGAATTAAACTCAGATATCTTCGGAATTGAACCAAATGAAAATGTAGTATTCGACGCAGTAATCATGCAACGCGCTTCATTACGTCAAGGAACACACGCTGTTAAAAACCGTAGTGCAGTAAGCGGAGGCGGCCGTAAACCATGGCGCCAAAAAGGAACTGGTCGTGCTCGTCAAGGATCAATCCGTTCACCACAATGGCGTGGCGGAGGTATTGTATTCGGACCAACACCTCGTTCATATAGTTACAAATTACCTAAAAAAGTACGTCGCTTAGCGATTAAATCAGTATTATCACAAAAAGTATTGGATAACAAGCTTGTTGTAGTGGAAGCATTACAATTTGACGCACCAAAAACTAAAGAGTTTGCACAAGTATTGTCTAACTTAAACGTAGATACAAAAGTGTTAGTAGTTGTAGAATCTTCAAACGATTTCGCATTATTATCAGCTCGTAACATTCCAAACGTAACAATCGTTGACGAAACAGATGTTACTGTATTAGACGTTGTAAACAACGACAAACTATTATTCACAAAAGCAGCTCTTTCTAAAGTAGAGGAGGGACTTCAATAA
- the rplW gene encoding 50S ribosomal protein L23 yields MDARDVIKRPIITEASMLATDEKKYTFEVDVRANKIQVRQAVEEIFGVKVEKVNILNVRAKFKRVGRYGGYTNKRRKAIVKLTKDSKDIQLFAEEA; encoded by the coding sequence ATGGATGCACGTGACGTAATCAAACGCCCTATCATTACTGAAGCTTCAATGCTTGCTACTGACGAAAAGAAATACACTTTTGAAGTTGATGTACGTGCTAACAAAATTCAAGTACGTCAAGCCGTAGAAGAAATTTTTGGTGTTAAAGTTGAAAAAGTTAACATCTTAAACGTACGCGCTAAATTCAAACGTGTTGGCCGCTACGGTGGTTACACTAACAAACGTCGTAAAGCAATTGTGAAGCTTACAAAAGATTCAAAAGATATTCAATTATTCGCTGAAGAAGCTTAA
- the rplB gene encoding 50S ribosomal protein L2, which yields MAIKKYNPTSNGRRNMTGYDFSEITKSTPEKTLLESSKNNAGRNSQGKITVRHQGGGHKRAYRVIDFKRNKDNVEGVVHSIEYDPNRTANIALIHYVDGVKAYIIAPKGLQVGQRIESGEHADIKVGNALPLANIPVGTVIHNIETKPGKGGQLVRSAGTSAQVLGQEGKYTLVRLNSGEVRMILSTCRATVGTVGNEQHELINFGKAGRSRWKRKRPTVRGSVMNPNDHPHGGGEGRAPIGRPTPVSPWGKPALGYKTRSKKARSNKLIVRGRKK from the coding sequence GTGGCGATTAAAAAATATAATCCAACCTCAAACGGCCGTCGTAATATGACAGGTTATGACTTCAGCGAAATCACAAAGTCAACACCAGAAAAAACTTTGTTGGAATCATCAAAAAACAACGCTGGTCGTAACAGCCAAGGTAAAATCACTGTACGTCACCAAGGTGGCGGACACAAACGTGCTTACCGTGTGATCGACTTCAAACGTAACAAAGATAACGTTGAAGGTGTCGTTCACTCAATCGAGTACGATCCAAACCGTACAGCAAACATTGCATTAATTCACTATGTAGATGGTGTTAAAGCATATATCATTGCTCCAAAAGGTTTACAAGTAGGACAACGTATCGAATCAGGAGAACATGCTGATATTAAAGTAGGTAATGCTTTACCATTAGCAAACATTCCAGTTGGTACTGTGATCCACAACATTGAAACAAAACCAGGTAAAGGCGGACAATTAGTTCGTTCAGCTGGTACAAGTGCTCAAGTACTTGGTCAAGAAGGTAAATACACTTTAGTTCGTTTGAACTCAGGTGAAGTTCGTATGATTCTTTCAACTTGCCGTGCTACAGTTGGTACAGTTGGTAACGAACAACACGAATTAATTAACTTCGGTAAAGCAGGACGTTCTCGTTGGAAACGTAAACGCCCAACAGTTCGTGGTTCTGTAATGAACCCTAACGATCACCCACACGGTGGTGGTGAAGGTCGCGCTCCTATCGGACGTCCAACACCTGTATCTCCATGGGGCAAACCAGCTCTTGGATACAAAACTCGTAGCAAGAAAGCTCGTTCTAACAAGCTTATTGTTCGTGGTCGTAAAAAATAA
- the rpsS gene encoding 30S ribosomal protein S19 — MGRSLKKGPFVDEHLMKKVEAAQGSDKKVVIKTWSRRSTIFPNFVGQTIAVYDGRKHVPVYIQEDMVGHKLGEFAPTRTYRGHVNDDKKSKRK, encoded by the coding sequence ATGGGTCGTAGTTTGAAAAAAGGACCTTTCGTCGATGAACATTTGATGAAAAAGGTTGAAGCTGCTCAAGGTAGCGACAAAAAAGTTGTGATCAAAACTTGGTCACGCCGTTCAACAATTTTCCCAAACTTTGTTGGACAAACAATTGCTGTATATGACGGCAGAAAACATGTTCCAGTTTATATTCAAGAAGACATGGTAGGACATAAATTAGGTGAATTTGCACCTACAAGAACATACCGTGGTCACGTGAATGACGATAAGAAATCTAAACGCAAATAA
- the rplV gene encoding 50S ribosomal protein L22 → MSEQITSAKAVAKTVRIAPRKARLVVDLIRGKKIGDAISILKFTPRSASPIVEKVLMSAIANAEHNFDLDVENLYVSEAYVNEGPTMKRFRPRAKGSASQILKRTSHITVVVSEKKEG, encoded by the coding sequence ATGTCAGAACAAATCACATCTGCTAAAGCAGTTGCTAAAACAGTTCGTATTGCACCTCGTAAAGCTCGCCTTGTTGTCGATCTAATTAGAGGTAAAAAAATCGGTGACGCAATTTCAATCTTGAAATTCACACCACGTTCTGCATCACCAATCGTAGAAAAAGTTTTAATGTCTGCAATTGCTAACGCTGAACACAATTTCGACTTAGATGTTGAAAACTTATATGTAAGTGAAGCTTACGTGAACGAAGGACCAACAATGAAACGTTTCCGTCCACGTGCTAAAGGTTCAGCTTCACAAATCTTAAAACGCACAAGCCACATCACTGTAGTGGTATCAGAGAAGAAGGAGGGATAA
- the rpsC gene encoding 30S ribosomal protein S3 produces MGQKIHPLGMRVGIIRDWDSKWYAEKDFAEFLHEDLKIRDYIRKQLNEASVSTIEIERAANRVNVSIHTAKPGMVIGKGGSEVDKLRTNLNKLTGKRVHINIVEIKKPDLDAKLVAEGIARDLERRIAFRRAQKQAIQRTMRAGAKGIKTMVSGRLNGADIARSESYSEGTVPLHTLRADIDYAWEEADTTYGKLGVKTWIYRDEVLPTRKNKNSEKGGK; encoded by the coding sequence GTGGGTCAAAAAATTCATCCATTAGGAATGCGTGTCGGAATCATCCGTGACTGGGATTCAAAATGGTACGCAGAAAAAGATTTCGCAGAATTCTTGCATGAAGATTTAAAAATCCGTGATTATATCCGTAAACAATTAAACGAAGCTAGCGTTTCAACTATTGAAATTGAACGTGCTGCTAATCGTGTTAATGTTTCAATCCACACAGCTAAACCAGGTATGGTAATTGGTAAAGGTGGATCTGAAGTAGATAAATTACGTACAAACTTAAACAAACTAACAGGTAAACGAGTTCACATCAACATTGTTGAAATCAAAAAACCTGATTTAGACGCTAAATTAGTTGCTGAAGGAATCGCTCGCGACTTAGAACGTCGTATCGCTTTCCGTCGTGCACAAAAACAAGCAATCCAACGTACAATGCGCGCTGGTGCTAAAGGAATCAAAACTATGGTTTCAGGTCGTTTAAACGGTGCTGATATCGCTCGTTCTGAAAGCTATTCAGAAGGAACTGTTCCATTGCATACATTACGTGCGGACATTGACTACGCATGGGAAGAAGCAGATACAACATACGGAAAATTAGGTGTTAAAACTTGGATTTACCGTGATGAAGTATTACCAACAAGAAAGAACAAAAACTCTGAGAAAGGAGGGAAATAA
- the rplP gene encoding 50S ribosomal protein L16: protein MLVPKRVKHRREFRGKMRGEAKGGKEVVFGTYGLQATESHWITNRQIEAARIAMTRYMKRGGKVWIKIFPHKSYTAKAIGVRMGSGKGAPEGWVAPVKRGKVMFEIAGVSEEVAREALRLASHKLPVKTKFVKREENGGESNEG, encoded by the coding sequence ATGTTAGTACCAAAACGTGTAAAACACCGTCGTGAGTTCCGTGGAAAAATGCGCGGGGAAGCTAAAGGTGGTAAAGAAGTAGTATTCGGTACATACGGTTTACAAGCAACAGAATCTCACTGGATTACAAACCGTCAAATCGAAGCAGCACGTATCGCTATGACACGTTACATGAAACGTGGTGGGAAAGTATGGATCAAAATTTTCCCTCACAAATCATACACAGCTAAAGCTATCGGGGTTCGTATGGGTTCTGGTAAAGGGGCACCTGAAGGTTGGGTAGCACCAGTTAAACGCGGTAAAGTGATGTTCGAAATCGCTGGCGTATCAGAAGAAGTAGCACGCGAAGCTTTACGTTTGGCATCACACAAATTGCCAGTTAAAACAAAATTTGTGAAACGCGAAGAAAATGGTGGTGAATCGAATGAAGGTTAA